A section of the Marinoscillum sp. 108 genome encodes:
- a CDS encoding GDYXXLXY domain-containing protein: MSRSKILIPAFICVALLQLYVPGRMIWDREQVLIHGKEYLFKTAPIDPTDPFRGKYIQLNYEAATYPIAHKDDWTNGAAIYVTFSEDANGLAVIKTVSKEKPTDTPYFLKAHVDYVTYDDVLMIAYPFERFYMEESKAYEAEQEYNLATQGDTTLTYAVVHILEGSAVLEDVRINNTSIQEWVVQSRMGKE; this comes from the coding sequence ATGTCTAGGTCTAAAATACTCATCCCTGCATTCATTTGTGTGGCACTCCTGCAGCTTTACGTTCCCGGTAGAATGATCTGGGACCGTGAACAGGTGCTGATTCACGGCAAGGAATACCTCTTCAAAACGGCTCCCATTGATCCTACCGATCCCTTCCGGGGCAAATACATACAGCTCAATTATGAAGCTGCCACTTACCCCATCGCTCACAAGGACGACTGGACCAATGGGGCTGCCATTTATGTTACTTTCTCAGAAGACGCCAATGGCCTGGCGGTAATCAAAACGGTGAGCAAGGAAAAGCCAACCGACACCCCCTATTTCCTAAAGGCCCATGTGGACTATGTCACTTATGATGATGTACTCATGATTGCCTACCCTTTTGAACGATTTTACATGGAAGAATCCAAGGCCTATGAAGCCGAGCAAGAATATAACCTGGCCACACAGGGTGACACCACGCTTACCTATGCGGTGGTACACATTCTGGAGGGTAGCGCAGTACTTGAGGATGTCAGAATTAACAACACCTCCATCCAGGAGTGGGTAGTTCAATCCAGAATGGGAAAAGAGTAA
- a CDS encoding DUF2157 domain-containing protein, protein MALSKDLDELVQAQVISQQTADEITAYYASKKEASGSSLFVIFGVLGAILVGLGIILIIAHNWDHLSRLQKTILAFVPLVSAQGFCAFSLIRKRNNQRWVESSAAFLFFSLAAAIAMIGQIYNIPGDLPAFLMTWMLLSLPMIYIMKSSMLSMLYLIGITGYGAETGYSSQDPSEWYYWAMLLGALPHYYLLLKKHPKGYFTHIHHWLIALSLTTMLGTVAHSHEELMFIAYCSLFGLFYAIGHFSLFQSVGTLANGYKLIGALGTLIILLILSFEEFWSHLSQPRWQLPDVLTSPEFLVSLLITLAATWVLSLRIRKVGLPHILPMEWVFLLFIPTYMVGFFSSISVLIVNLIILTLGILTVRQGAREAHLGLLNYGLIIVTMLIVSRFFDDQIPFVWRGILFVLVGIGFFIANYWMLKKRKENV, encoded by the coding sequence ATGGCCCTGAGTAAAGATCTGGATGAACTTGTGCAAGCGCAAGTGATCTCACAGCAAACCGCTGATGAGATCACTGCTTACTATGCCTCCAAAAAAGAAGCTTCCGGCAGCTCACTGTTTGTCATTTTCGGGGTATTGGGAGCTATCCTGGTAGGACTCGGGATTATCCTGATCATAGCCCACAACTGGGATCACCTAAGTCGTCTTCAGAAAACCATTTTGGCGTTCGTACCACTGGTATCCGCCCAGGGATTTTGTGCTTTTTCCCTGATCAGAAAACGCAATAATCAACGTTGGGTGGAGAGTTCTGCTGCTTTTTTGTTCTTCTCGCTGGCTGCAGCCATCGCCATGATCGGGCAGATATACAACATCCCTGGTGATCTCCCGGCGTTTCTCATGACCTGGATGTTGCTCTCCCTTCCAATGATCTACATCATGAAGTCTTCCATGCTTTCCATGCTGTATCTCATTGGTATTACTGGATATGGCGCCGAAACTGGCTATTCATCCCAGGATCCATCAGAGTGGTACTACTGGGCGATGTTGTTGGGCGCCTTGCCTCACTACTACCTGCTACTGAAAAAACATCCGAAAGGCTATTTTACGCATATTCATCATTGGCTGATCGCATTGTCACTGACCACCATGCTTGGCACTGTGGCTCACTCACACGAAGAGTTGATGTTCATTGCCTACTGTAGTCTATTCGGGCTTTTCTATGCCATCGGCCATTTCAGTCTATTCCAATCCGTCGGAACATTGGCCAATGGATATAAGCTCATTGGTGCATTGGGCACCCTCATTATTTTATTGATCCTAAGCTTTGAGGAGTTCTGGAGTCACCTCTCCCAACCCAGGTGGCAGCTACCTGACGTGCTCACCTCCCCGGAATTTCTGGTAAGTCTGCTCATCACCCTGGCGGCCACCTGGGTGCTTTCCCTCAGAATACGCAAGGTAGGTCTCCCCCACATCCTGCCAATGGAATGGGTCTTTCTGCTTTTTATCCCCACCTATATGGTTGGGTTTTTCTCAAGCATTTCGGTACTGATAGTCAACCTGATTATTTTAACTCTGGGCATCCTCACAGTACGGCAAGGAGCCAGAGAGGCACACCTCGGCTTGCTCAACTATGGGCTGATCATCGTGACCATGTTGATCGTGAGTAGGTTTTTCGATGATCAAATTCCTTTTGTATGGCGTGGAATCCTATTCGTATTGGTAGGCATCGGCTTTTTTATTGCCAATTATTGGATGCTCAAAAAGAGGAAAGAAAATGTCTAG
- a CDS encoding Crp/Fnr family transcriptional regulator, whose translation MNPLEDLLEKIESLGLWEKQLTLSRNEYLKVKGSTDTRIYLIVSGSLRVFVTDDKEEHTIRFGYQGNLIAALDSYITGQPSDLYIQALKKTTVKAISKKAFDSFVNGSEANMRLWQEILTALIYQQMERERDILTSSPMDRYNRVLTRSPQLFQEIPHKYIASYLRMTPETLSRIKKD comes from the coding sequence ATGAATCCACTGGAAGACCTTCTCGAAAAAATTGAAAGCCTTGGACTTTGGGAAAAGCAACTTACGCTGAGCCGAAACGAGTACCTGAAAGTAAAAGGCAGCACGGATACACGTATCTACCTTATTGTGAGTGGCAGCTTGCGGGTATTTGTCACTGATGACAAGGAGGAGCACACCATCCGTTTTGGCTACCAGGGCAACCTCATTGCAGCCCTTGACTCTTACATCACCGGTCAGCCCTCTGATCTCTATATTCAGGCACTTAAGAAAACAACCGTCAAGGCCATCAGCAAAAAAGCCTTTGATTCATTTGTCAATGGCTCAGAAGCAAACATGCGACTGTGGCAGGAAATCCTAACCGCCCTGATATACCAGCAAATGGAACGTGAGCGGGATATTCTTACTTCTTCGCCCATGGACCGATATAATCGGGTCTTAACCAGAAGTCCACAGCTCTTTCAGGAAATCCCACACAAATACATTGCCTCCTACTTGCGCATGACTCCTGAAACACTTTCCAGAATTAAGAAAGATTGA
- a CDS encoding TetR/AcrR family transcriptional regulator, producing MSDTKQDILNLAEHLIRSRGYHAFSYKDLSTPLQVKNAAIHYYFPSKKDLGAAVIRKNIEALENCFASWAGLPAREQLFNFIEIYSLNNQSNLICFMGALGPAYQSLPEEMRAPLTEAGLEIRNWLKWILNKGIEENAFHFNETIEEKADVIITSLLASLILNRVTGDRVLENVVSLIHKTI from the coding sequence ATGTCTGATACCAAACAAGATATCCTCAACCTGGCGGAGCACCTCATTAGATCACGAGGCTACCATGCCTTTAGTTATAAAGACCTATCAACACCGCTACAGGTGAAAAATGCCGCCATTCATTACTACTTCCCATCCAAAAAAGATCTGGGTGCGGCAGTGATCCGCAAGAACATTGAGGCTCTTGAGAATTGCTTTGCCAGCTGGGCCGGACTTCCGGCCAGAGAGCAGTTGTTTAATTTTATTGAAATATATTCGCTGAATAATCAGTCCAACCTCATCTGTTTTATGGGGGCACTGGGCCCCGCATATCAGAGTTTGCCCGAGGAAATGCGGGCTCCTTTGACCGAGGCAGGCCTGGAGATTCGGAACTGGCTAAAATGGATTTTAAACAAGGGAATAGAGGAAAATGCATTTCATTTTAATGAAACCATCGAAGAAAAAGCTGACGTCATCATCACATCGCTATTGGCCTCTCTTATTCTCAACAGAGTCACCGGGGATCGGGTACTGGAAAATGTCGTAAGCCTGATCCACAAGACCATCTAA
- a CDS encoding ester cyclase encodes MKTSHNPETLVLTFFERVWHAPHELEAIDELMTEDYIIYTAGTAVAGRERFKDWIRGFQTLLLDARTDSEDIFYNEAQNKVVSRWICSGRNNGIFGLPADGREVSFSGIAIWEVRNGRLARCWAERSAYELYQQLITTDRPGQFV; translated from the coding sequence ATGAAAACATCTCACAACCCCGAAACGCTCGTATTAACTTTTTTTGAACGGGTATGGCATGCGCCACACGAGCTGGAGGCCATCGATGAACTGATGACCGAGGACTATATAATTTACACTGCAGGAACGGCCGTAGCAGGTAGGGAACGATTCAAGGATTGGATTCGGGGATTTCAGACACTTCTGCTCGATGCCCGCACCGATAGTGAAGACATTTTCTATAATGAGGCCCAAAACAAAGTGGTTTCCCGATGGATTTGCTCTGGCCGAAACAATGGGATTTTTGGTCTCCCCGCTGATGGCCGTGAAGTATCCTTTAGTGGGATCGCCATCTGGGAGGTTCGAAATGGACGGTTGGCCAGGTGCTGGGCTGAGCGAAGCGCTTATGAACTCTACCAACAGCTCATCACCACCGATCGTCCCGGACAGTTTGTATGA
- a CDS encoding PhzF family phenazine biosynthesis protein, whose amino-acid sequence MTIDVQIVNAFTEAEAGGNPAGVVFNADQLTSAQKLAIAAQVGLSETAFVSASEIADFKLDFFTPNRQIAHCGHATVGTFSYLRQAGLIQGANSSKETIDGRREIHLKGDQAYMEQLAPVYRPADHCENEILQALGLRKSDLIPGAPLEVVNTGNNFLIIPIKDAKTMAAIVPNMAKITELSEAFDLIGFYPFTLDTGTEERIADTRMFGPRYQIYEEAGTGMAAGPLACYLYDVLEIKQEDFLIRQGRFMASPSPSLIEVHLNIQNGAIASLLAGGKGKVSQQLTIEI is encoded by the coding sequence ATGACAATAGATGTGCAAATTGTAAATGCTTTTACAGAAGCAGAAGCCGGAGGAAACCCCGCCGGTGTAGTATTCAATGCTGACCAGCTCACCAGCGCACAGAAACTCGCCATTGCCGCACAGGTAGGGCTTTCAGAAACTGCCTTTGTCTCCGCTTCAGAAATAGCGGACTTCAAATTGGACTTTTTCACCCCCAACAGACAGATTGCTCACTGCGGACACGCCACTGTGGGTACATTTTCCTACCTCAGACAGGCGGGCCTTATACAGGGAGCAAATTCTTCCAAAGAAACCATAGATGGTCGTCGTGAAATTCACCTAAAAGGAGATCAGGCCTATATGGAGCAGCTGGCTCCTGTTTACAGGCCTGCCGACCATTGCGAAAATGAGATCTTGCAGGCCCTGGGTCTCAGAAAATCCGACCTCATCCCAGGCGCTCCTTTAGAGGTAGTCAACACCGGAAATAATTTCCTGATCATCCCTATTAAAGATGCAAAGACGATGGCAGCCATTGTTCCCAACATGGCAAAAATCACTGAACTGAGCGAGGCGTTTGACCTCATTGGCTTCTATCCTTTTACCCTGGATACTGGCACAGAAGAGCGCATTGCCGATACGCGTATGTTCGGACCACGCTATCAGATCTACGAAGAAGCTGGCACCGGAATGGCGGCAGGGCCACTGGCTTGCTATCTATATGATGTCCTTGAGATCAAACAAGAGGATTTTCTGATTCGTCAAGGAAGATTTATGGCCAGCCCGTCACCCAGCTTGATAGAAGTACACCTCAATATCCAAAATGGAGCCATCGCAAGTCTGCTGGCAGGAGGAAAAGGTAAAGTTTCACAACAATTAACCATTGAAATATGA
- the fabF gene encoding beta-ketoacyl-ACP synthase II — protein sequence MKRVVITGMGALTPIGNSVKEFWENAISGQSGAGPITKFDTTHFKTKFACEVKNFAPETYLEKNEIKRSDLFTQYAIYAATEALQDSGLEIATMSPFDIGVIWGTGQGGMLTFEEEVGGYISNGRKPHFSPFFVPKLISNMASGMISLKFGLMGINYTTVSACATSNTAIMDAYNYIRLGKAKAIISGGSESPVTQSSIGGFNAMRAMSTNNDHPKEASRPFDEDREGFVMGEGAGALVLEEYEHAKARGAKIYAEMVGAAMTADAYHISATHPDGLGAAKAMELALEEAGHHAGDVDYLNTHATSTPVGDISEINAVRKIFGDAPGKLKISATKSMTGHLLGAAGAIEGILCIKAIQESVIPPTINTSKIDKQIPESIQIVTKEAIQQKVDLTMSNTFGFGGHNAIVIFKKIS from the coding sequence ATGAAAAGAGTAGTTATAACCGGAATGGGCGCACTCACTCCCATCGGCAATTCAGTTAAAGAATTTTGGGAAAATGCCATTAGTGGACAAAGTGGAGCGGGTCCGATCACGAAATTTGACACCACCCATTTCAAAACCAAGTTTGCCTGTGAAGTGAAAAACTTCGCTCCTGAAACTTACCTTGAAAAAAATGAAATCAAGCGCAGCGATCTCTTTACACAATATGCCATTTACGCAGCCACTGAAGCGCTGCAGGACAGTGGATTAGAAATAGCTACTATGTCACCCTTCGACATTGGCGTGATCTGGGGAACCGGACAGGGTGGTATGCTCACCTTCGAAGAAGAAGTGGGGGGCTATATTTCCAATGGAAGAAAGCCACATTTCAGCCCCTTCTTTGTACCGAAACTCATCTCCAACATGGCCTCAGGTATGATCTCTCTGAAGTTTGGGCTGATGGGTATCAATTATACCACGGTGTCTGCCTGTGCTACCTCCAACACCGCCATCATGGATGCTTACAATTATATCCGTCTTGGCAAGGCGAAAGCCATCATTTCGGGCGGATCTGAATCACCTGTGACTCAGTCATCCATTGGTGGGTTCAACGCCATGCGCGCCATGTCCACCAACAACGATCATCCTAAAGAAGCGTCCCGACCCTTTGATGAGGATCGTGAGGGTTTTGTTATGGGAGAAGGCGCCGGTGCATTGGTACTGGAAGAGTATGAACATGCCAAAGCCAGAGGCGCGAAAATCTATGCCGAAATGGTAGGAGCCGCTATGACTGCCGACGCTTACCACATATCAGCCACGCACCCCGATGGGCTGGGGGCAGCCAAAGCCATGGAACTGGCGCTGGAAGAAGCAGGTCACCACGCGGGTGATGTTGACTATCTCAATACCCACGCCACTTCCACACCAGTAGGAGACATTAGCGAAATCAACGCAGTCCGGAAAATATTTGGTGATGCACCAGGGAAGTTGAAGATCAGTGCCACCAAATCCATGACCGGCCACCTACTGGGGGCCGCCGGAGCGATTGAAGGAATTCTTTGTATAAAAGCAATTCAGGAGAGTGTGATCCCTCCTACTATCAACACCAGCAAGATAGACAAGCAGATTCCGGAGAGTATTCAAATTGTGACCAAGGAGGCCATCCAGCAAAAAGTGGATCTGACCATGAGTAATACCTTCGGATTTGGGGGACACAATGCCATTGTGATCTTCAAAAAGATTAGCTAA
- a CDS encoding sigma-70 family RNA polymerase sigma factor — protein sequence MVENMHLPIQAIWKDLHLELDKFINSKVNDPELSKDLLQEVFIKVHKKVHTLRSTERLTSWVYQVTRNTISDHFRKENKHLKTELPLLLAETPEDEPLYARLANCVNSKIAQLPPKYRDAVLLTSFQDLSQQQLADTLDISLSGAKSRVQRARQQLKEALLNCDNLESTNAGRPIDYSGD from the coding sequence ATGGTCGAAAATATGCATCTTCCCATACAAGCCATCTGGAAAGATCTCCATCTGGAATTAGATAAGTTCATCAACAGTAAGGTGAATGACCCTGAGCTCTCCAAGGACCTCCTGCAAGAAGTATTTATCAAGGTTCATAAGAAGGTTCACACCCTGCGGTCTACCGAGCGCCTCACCTCATGGGTTTATCAGGTCACGCGAAATACCATTTCTGATCACTTCAGAAAAGAAAATAAGCATTTGAAGACTGAACTACCCTTGTTGCTTGCAGAGACACCAGAAGACGAACCGCTCTATGCCCGATTAGCCAACTGTGTAAACTCCAAGATCGCTCAGCTCCCACCCAAATATCGCGATGCGGTGTTGCTCACCAGCTTTCAGGATTTGAGCCAACAGCAGCTGGCAGACACCCTCGACATTTCCCTCTCAGGTGCTAAATCACGGGTGCAGCGAGCACGCCAGCAGCTGAAAGAGGCACTGCTCAACTGTGATAACCTGGAATCAACCAACGCTGGCCGGCCAATAGATTACTCTGGCGACTAA